The following coding sequences lie in one Mustelus asterias chromosome 6, sMusAst1.hap1.1, whole genome shotgun sequence genomic window:
- the lingo2 gene encoding leucine-rich repeat and immunoglobulin-like domain-containing nogo receptor-interacting protein 2, whose protein sequence is MVDCIGKVMLQAAISCWQPFLGLALIIVLTGSAMGCPARCECAAQSKSVTCHRKRLTVIPEGIPIETKILDLSKNKLKNINPDEFASYTLLEVIDLSENIITIVEPGSFSNLFNLRSLRLRSNRLKLIPLGVFTGLSNLTMLDISENKIVILLDYTFQDLRNLKSLEVGDNDLVYISHRAFSGLLALEQLTLEKCNLTAVPTEALSHLHNLIRLRLCHLHINAIHAYSFKKLYRLRHLEIDHWPLLDVLPANSLHGLNLTSLSITNTNLSAIPYGAFKHLIYLVYLNLSYNPISTVESGMLQDLIRLQELHLVRAQLLTIEPRSFKGLHSLRVLNVSHNLLDTLEESAFQTVKNLQLLCIDHNPLACDCRLLWILQRRKVLRFSEEQPTCASPESIRGKRFQDFNDLYLPGYFTCQKPQIRDKSPQHLMIDEGQVAQFICRADGDPLPVISWQSPRRRLITLKSNGRATVLGDGTLELKFTQVQDSGVYVCVASNAAGNDTFSATLLVKGLSENLLGNRSSLYMTDLNDTHSNGTHVHMTVALDLKTILVSTAMGCFTFLGVVLFCFLLLFVWSRGKGKHKNNIDIEYIPRKSNGAAADTEQGGTRRFNMKMI, encoded by the coding sequence ATGGTGGACTGCATCGGCAAAGTCATGCTTCAGGCGGCCATATCGTGTTGGCAGCCGTTCCTGGGCCTGGCTCTGATCATTGTCCTCACTGGGTCGGCAATGGGATGCCCAGCACGATGTGAGTGCGCTGCGCAGAGCAAATCCGTCACCTGCCATCGCAAACGCTTGACTGTGATCCCTGAGGGCATCCCTATCGAAACCAAAATTTTGGACCTGAGCAAGAATAAGCTAAAGAACATCAATCCTGATGAGTTTGCATCATATACCTTACTGGAAGTAATAGACCTTAGTGAAAATATCATCACAATTGTGGAACCTGGATCTTTTAGTAATCTTTTTAACTTGCGCTCCCTACGCCTGAGAAGCAACCGCCTAAAACTGATTCCCCTCGGTGTTTTTACTGGATTGTCTAACTTGACAATGTTGGACATCAGCGAGAACAAAATAGTCATTTTGTTGGACTACACCTTTCAGGACTTACGCAACTTAAAGTCTCTTGAAGTGGGGGACAATGATTTGGTTTACATTTCACATCGCGCCTTCAGCGGGCTGCTGGCACTTGAGCAGCTAACTCTTGAGAAATGCAACCTTACGGCGGTGCCAACGGAAGCACTGTCTCACCTTCACAATCTCATCCGCCTCCGGCTGTGCCACCTCCACATCAATGCCATCCACGCGTATTCCTTCAAAAAGTTATACCGATTGAGACACCTGGAGATCGATCACTGGCCCCTGCTGGATGTGTTACCTGCCAACAGCCTGCACGGTCTCAACCTCACCTCCTTGTCCATCACAAACACAAACCTGTCCGCCATACCCTATGGGGCGTTCAAGCACCTGATTTACCTGGTATACCTGAATCTGTCCTACAACCCCATCAGCACTGTCGAATCGGGTATGCTACAGGACCTGATACGTCTTCAGGAACTGCACCTGGTGAGGGCGCAGTTGCTCACCATCGAGCCCCGGTCCTTTAAAGGGCTGCATAGCTTGCGGGTCCTGAATGTGTCCCATAATCTGTTGGACACACTGGAGGAGAGCGCGTTTCAGACAGTGAAAAACCTCCAGCtgctctgcatcgaccacaacccACTGGCGTGCGACTGCCGGCTGCTGTGGATCCTGCAAAGAAGGAAGGTGCTGAGGTTCTCGGAGGAGCAGCCGACCTGCGCCTCTCCGGAGAGCATCAGGGGGAAACGATTCCAAGATTTCAACGACCTTTACCTGCCCGGCTACTTCACCTGTCAAAAACCCCAGATCCGAGACAAAAGTCCACAGCACCtgatgattgatgaaggccaggtggCCCAATTCATTTGCCGCGCTGATGGCGACCCCCTCCCAGTTATCTCCTGGCAATCCCCACGCCGGAGGCTGATCACCCTCAAGTCAAACGGGAGGGCCACGGTGCTGGGAGATGGAACGCTGGAACTCAAGTTCACCCAGGTCCAGGATAGCGGAGTCTACGTTTGCGTGGCGAGTAACGCGGCTGGCAATGACACCTTCTCCGCGACCTTACTGGTGAAGGGGCTTTCTGAGAACCTGCTTGGGAACAGGAGCTCTCTGTACATGACCGATCTGAATGACACCCACTCCAACGGGACGCACGTGCACATGACAGTCGCGCTGGATCTCAAGACTATATTGGTGTCCACGGCCATGGGTTGCTTCACCTTCCTTGGCGTGGTGTTGTTCTGTTTCCTGCTGCTCTTTGTGTGGAGCCGGGGGAAGGGCAAGCACAAGAACAACATCGACATTGAATACATTCCTCGCAAGTCCAATGGCGCCGCAGCTGACACTGAACAAGGAGGCACGCGGAGGTTCAACATGAAGATGATATAA